Proteins encoded together in one Pseudomonas sp. ADAK13 window:
- a CDS encoding GNAT family N-acetyltransferase, which translates to MPELHIDRLAEPLWPLLNKFYRSHHSPMKAFKGGQLWVAKGSEIVAGLCLTPVVGGQWLTGLFVDPALRGQGLAARLIRASVSRVDGTVWLLCHPELEGFYQRLGFTQDTLLPQSLSERLVRYKRNKPMIAMGLEPLVRSTFNKV; encoded by the coding sequence ATGCCCGAGTTGCACATCGATCGACTGGCAGAGCCTTTGTGGCCGCTGCTGAACAAGTTTTACCGCAGCCACCACTCACCGATGAAAGCCTTCAAGGGCGGCCAGTTGTGGGTGGCCAAGGGCAGCGAGATTGTCGCGGGCCTGTGCCTGACGCCGGTGGTGGGCGGGCAATGGCTGACCGGGCTGTTTGTGGACCCGGCGTTGCGTGGCCAGGGGCTGGCGGCGCGGCTGATTCGGGCATCGGTCAGCCGCGTCGACGGCACGGTGTGGCTGCTGTGCCATCCGGAGCTGGAAGGCTTTTACCAGCGCCTCGGTTTTACCCAGGACACGTTGCTGCCGCAGTCCCTGTCCGAACGCCTGGTGCGCTACAAACGCAACAAGCCCATGATCGCCATGGGCTTAGAACCGTTGGTGAGGTCGACCTTCAATAAAGTGTGA
- a CDS encoding class I SAM-dependent methyltransferase, translating into MKATLAALSLAALLAPALSQAAEAPVSAEQYATVLAGSWRVPANSARDVYRHPQQTLEFFGLRANQTLIEITPGGGWYSEVLAPLLKDNGHYIAAVQAPSSSAYARTSEENLKKKFAADPVHYSKAGFAEFDPKAPVLGNPGSADTVLTFRNVHNWVMADTAPAMFDAFFKVLKPGGVLGVVDHRAKDGASLEDIKHSGYLTTAYVVKLATDAGFKLEGQSEVNANPKDTKDYPDGVWTLPPALTLGEKDKAKYVAIGESDRMTLRFVKPAK; encoded by the coding sequence ATGAAAGCGACCCTTGCAGCTTTATCCCTTGCAGCCCTCCTCGCCCCGGCCTTGAGCCAGGCAGCCGAAGCCCCGGTTTCCGCCGAGCAATATGCAACCGTGCTTGCCGGCAGTTGGCGGGTACCGGCCAACAGCGCACGGGATGTGTATCGTCACCCGCAACAGACCCTCGAATTCTTTGGCCTGCGGGCCAACCAGACCCTGATCGAAATCACCCCGGGTGGCGGCTGGTACAGCGAAGTGCTGGCGCCGCTGCTCAAGGACAACGGCCATTACATCGCTGCGGTGCAGGCGCCAAGCAGCAGTGCTTATGCGCGTACCTCAGAAGAAAACCTGAAAAAGAAATTCGCCGCAGACCCGGTGCATTACTCAAAGGCCGGCTTCGCCGAGTTCGACCCCAAGGCACCAGTGCTGGGCAACCCAGGCTCGGCGGACACGGTGCTGACCTTTCGCAACGTGCATAACTGGGTGATGGCGGATACCGCGCCGGCGATGTTCGACGCATTCTTCAAGGTGTTGAAACCGGGCGGCGTGCTGGGTGTGGTGGATCACCGGGCCAAGGACGGGGCGTCGCTGGAAGACATCAAGCACAGCGGTTACCTGACCACCGCCTATGTGGTGAAACTGGCGACCGACGCGGGGTTCAAGCTTGAGGGGCAGAGCGAGGTGAATGCCAACCCGAAAGACACCAAGGACTATCCGGACGGGGTCTGGACGTTGCCGCCGGCGTTGACGTTGGGGGAGAAGGACAAGGCGAAGTATGTGGCGATTGGTGAGTCGGACCGGATGACGTTGCGGTTTGTCAAACCCGCAAAATAA
- the def gene encoding peptide deformylase, which produces MIREILKMGDERLLRIAPPVPPEMFDSPELWQLIDDMFQTMEHVGGVGLAAPQIGVDLQLVIFGFESSERYPDAPAVPQTILINPLITPLSPVLEEGYEGCLSVPGLRGAVDRYQQIRYEGFDPKGEPIVRIAEGFHARVVQHECDHLIGRLYPSRITDFSKFGFIEVMFPDMDPTADE; this is translated from the coding sequence ATGATCCGTGAAATCCTGAAAATGGGCGATGAGCGCCTGCTGCGTATTGCCCCGCCGGTTCCGCCGGAGATGTTCGACAGCCCCGAGTTGTGGCAGTTGATTGATGACATGTTCCAGACCATGGAACACGTCGGCGGCGTCGGCCTGGCCGCGCCGCAGATTGGAGTGGACCTGCAACTGGTGATCTTCGGTTTCGAGAGCAGCGAACGCTACCCGGACGCGCCCGCCGTGCCCCAGACCATCCTGATCAACCCGTTGATCACGCCCCTCAGCCCGGTGCTGGAAGAGGGCTATGAAGGTTGCCTGTCGGTGCCTGGTTTGCGCGGAGCGGTGGACCGTTATCAGCAGATTCGCTACGAAGGGTTTGACCCCAAGGGCGAGCCGATTGTGCGGATTGCCGAAGGCTTCCACGCGCGGGTGGTACAGCACGAATGCGATCACCTGATCGGCCGGCTGTACCCGTCGCGGATTACTGACTTCAGCAAGTTCGGGTTTATCGAAGTGATGTTCCCGGACATGGATCCCACAGCAGACGAGTGA
- a CDS encoding YihY/virulence factor BrkB family protein has product MIFPVLQGLPLHKVLVRTVTEFLDDEMPTYASALAYQMLFSLFPFLLFLIALIGFLHLPDFFTWLRMQSELVLPPQALEQVNPVIDQLQQSKGGLLSVGIVIALYTASAGVRLMMSAMNAAYDVVEGRPIWKRFPLSIFYTVGIAGMLLAAAALMVLGPQVMEWLAGQIGMQEFVVTLWTILRWPLIVILLMFAVALMYYLMPDVKQKFRFITPGSVLAVVVWIIASLGFGYYVKTFADYNAMYGSIGAIIVLLLYFYISAAVLLLGAEMNAVIEHMSAEGKDPGEKDFGEHDDKQHVSGLGRDHSLKPTTDEV; this is encoded by the coding sequence ATGATTTTTCCGGTATTACAAGGCTTGCCCTTGCACAAAGTGCTGGTGCGCACCGTCACAGAGTTCCTCGATGACGAAATGCCTACGTACGCCTCGGCACTGGCCTACCAGATGCTGTTCTCACTGTTTCCCTTCCTGCTGTTCCTGATTGCCCTGATCGGTTTCCTGCACCTGCCGGACTTCTTCACCTGGCTGCGCATGCAGTCGGAACTGGTGTTGCCGCCCCAGGCCCTGGAGCAGGTCAACCCGGTAATCGACCAGTTGCAGCAATCCAAAGGCGGCCTGTTGTCGGTGGGTATCGTGATTGCGCTGTACACCGCCTCGGCGGGTGTGCGTCTGATGATGAGCGCGATGAACGCCGCCTACGACGTGGTGGAAGGCCGGCCGATCTGGAAACGTTTCCCGCTGTCGATTTTCTACACCGTTGGCATCGCCGGCATGTTGTTGGCCGCCGCAGCGTTGATGGTGCTCGGGCCGCAGGTGATGGAATGGCTGGCGGGCCAGATCGGCATGCAGGAATTCGTGGTCACGCTGTGGACCATCCTGCGTTGGCCACTGATCGTGATCCTGCTGATGTTCGCCGTGGCCTTGATGTACTACTTGATGCCTGACGTGAAGCAGAAATTTCGCTTTATCACCCCGGGTTCGGTCCTGGCGGTGGTGGTGTGGATCATCGCTTCCCTGGGTTTTGGCTACTACGTCAAAACCTTTGCCGACTACAACGCCATGTATGGCAGTATCGGCGCGATCATTGTGTTGCTGCTGTACTTCTACATTTCCGCTGCTGTGCTGTTGCTGGGGGCGGAGATGAACGCGGTGATCGAGCACATGTCGGCCGAAGGCAAGGACCCTGGTGAAAAGGACTTTGGCGAGCACGACGACAAACAACATGTCTCAGGCCTTGGCCGGGACCACTCACTCAAGCCCACTACCGACGAAGTCTGA
- a CDS encoding CsbD family protein, with protein MSSTSDKAKGLANEAVGNIKQGVGKVTGNDKLRAEGVVQEKKGEVQKAVGDTKDAVKKAVK; from the coding sequence ATGAGTAGCACATCGGATAAGGCAAAAGGTTTGGCGAACGAAGCCGTCGGCAACATCAAGCAAGGTGTTGGCAAAGTCACCGGCAACGACAAGTTGCGGGCTGAAGGCGTGGTTCAGGAAAAGAAAGGCGAAGTGCAAAAAGCAGTCGGCGACACCAAGGACGCGGTAAAGAAAGCGGTCAAATAG
- the fadD1 gene encoding long-chain-fatty-acid--CoA ligase FadD1, giving the protein MIEDFWKDKYPAGIAAEINPDEYPNIQAVLKQSCQRFANKPAFSNLGKTITYGELYELSGAFAAYLQQHTDLQPGDRIAVQLPNVLQYPVAVFGAIRAGLIVVNTNPLYTAREMEHQFNDSGAKALVCLANMAHLAEKVVPKTSVKHVIVTEVADLLPPLKRLLINSVIKYVKKMVPAYHLPKAIKFNDVLAKGHGQPINEVSPASDEVAVLQYTGGTTGVAKGAMLTHRNLVANMLQCKALMGSNLNEGCEILITPLPLYHIYAFTFHCMAMMLIGNHNILISNPRDLSAMVKELSKWKFSGFVGLNTLFVALCNNDAFRKLDFSALKVTLSGGMALQLAAAERWKAVTGCSICEGYGMTETSPVATVNPIQHIQIGTIGIPVPSTLCKVITDDGVELALGEVGELCVKGPQVMKGYWQREEATAEILDSEGWLKTGDIAIIQPDGYMRIVDRKKDMILVSGFNVYPNELEDVLAALPGVLQCAAIGVPDEKSGEHIKIFIVVKPGATLTKDQVMEHMRANVTGYKVPKAVEFRDALPTTNVGKILRRELRDEELKKAGLKK; this is encoded by the coding sequence ATGATCGAAGACTTTTGGAAGGATAAGTACCCCGCCGGGATTGCTGCAGAAATCAATCCAGACGAGTATCCGAATATTCAGGCGGTACTGAAGCAGTCCTGCCAACGCTTCGCCAACAAACCGGCTTTCAGCAACCTGGGCAAGACAATCACCTACGGTGAACTGTACGAACTGTCCGGCGCCTTTGCCGCGTACCTGCAACAGCATACCGACTTGCAGCCCGGTGATCGAATCGCCGTGCAACTGCCCAACGTCCTGCAATACCCGGTCGCCGTGTTTGGCGCCATCCGTGCTGGCCTGATCGTGGTCAACACCAACCCGCTGTACACCGCGCGGGAAATGGAACACCAATTCAACGACTCCGGTGCCAAGGCCCTGGTCTGCCTGGCCAACATGGCGCACCTGGCTGAAAAAGTCGTGCCCAAGACCTCCGTCAAGCACGTGATCGTCACCGAAGTCGCCGACCTGTTGCCGCCGCTCAAGCGCCTGCTGATCAACAGCGTCATCAAGTACGTGAAGAAGATGGTCCCGGCGTACCACTTGCCCAAGGCGATCAAGTTCAACGACGTATTGGCCAAGGGCCACGGCCAGCCGATCAACGAAGTCAGCCCCGCCAGTGACGAAGTCGCCGTGTTGCAATACACCGGTGGCACCACCGGCGTGGCCAAGGGCGCGATGCTGACCCACCGCAACCTCGTCGCCAACATGCTGCAGTGCAAGGCGCTGATGGGCTCCAACCTCAATGAAGGCTGCGAGATCCTCATCACCCCGCTGCCGCTGTACCACATCTATGCCTTCACCTTTCATTGCATGGCGATGATGCTGATCGGCAACCACAACATCCTGATCAGCAACCCGCGCGACCTGTCGGCGATGGTCAAGGAACTGTCGAAGTGGAAGTTCAGCGGCTTTGTCGGCCTGAACACCCTGTTTGTTGCCCTGTGCAACAACGACGCCTTCCGCAAGCTGGATTTTTCGGCGCTGAAAGTCACCCTGTCCGGCGGCATGGCCCTGCAATTGGCGGCGGCCGAGCGTTGGAAAGCGGTCACCGGTTGTTCCATCTGCGAAGGTTACGGCATGACCGAGACCAGCCCGGTGGCCACCGTGAACCCGATCCAGCACATCCAGATCGGCACCATCGGCATTCCGGTGCCGTCGACCCTGTGCAAGGTCATCACCGATGACGGCGTGGAACTTGCGCTGGGTGAGGTGGGCGAGCTGTGCGTCAAGGGCCCGCAAGTGATGAAGGGCTACTGGCAGCGCGAAGAAGCCACCGCCGAGATCCTCGACAGCGAAGGCTGGCTGAAGACCGGTGACATCGCGATCATCCAGCCGGATGGCTACATGCGCATTGTCGACCGCAAGAAGGACATGATTCTGGTCTCCGGTTTCAACGTGTACCCCAACGAGCTGGAGGACGTGCTGGCAGCCTTGCCGGGCGTGCTGCAATGCGCAGCCATTGGCGTACCGGACGAGAAATCCGGGGAACACATCAAGATCTTCATCGTGGTCAAGCCGGGTGCCACCCTGACCAAAGACCAGGTGATGGAGCACATGCGCGCCAACGTCACCGGCTACAAGGTGCCCAAGGCCGTGGAATTCCGTGATGCGCTGCCGACCACCAACGTGGGCAAGATCTTGCGCCGTGAACTGCGGGATGAAGAGCTGAAGAAGGCCGGTTTGAAGAAGTAA
- the fadD2 gene encoding long-chain-fatty-acid--CoA ligase FadD2 has protein sequence MQPDFWNDKRAAGVPNEIDLTAYKSVIEVFERSCKTFADRPAFSNMGITLTYAELDRRSAAFAGYLQWHTDLKPGDRIAVQMPNVLHYPIAVFGALRAGLIVVNTNPLYTPREMRHQFKDAGIRALVYLNLFGSRVEEVSKDTEIEYLIEAKMGDFMPAAKGWLINTVVDKVKKMVPAYNLPQAISFKRALSMGAGQALNRHPVTLDDIAVLQYTGGTTGLAKGAMLTHGNLVANMQQVRACMSQLGDDGHPLIKEGQEVMVAPLPLYHIYAFTANCMCMMVSGNHNVLITNPRDIGGFIKELKKWRFTGLLGLNTLFVALMDHPDFKTLDFSHLKLTNSGGTALVKATAERWQQLTGCAIGEGYGLTETSPVASTNPYGGKSKLGTVGIPVPGTAMKVVDDSGVELPLGERGELCIKGPQVMKGYWQQPVATAETLDAEGWLKTGDIAVIDPDGFVRIVDRKKDLIIVSGFNVYPNEIEDVVMAHPAVASCAVIGVPDERTGEAVKLFVVARAQGVSLEELKTYCKANFTGYKVPKHIVLRESLPMTPVGKILRRELRDIA, from the coding sequence ATGCAACCTGATTTCTGGAATGACAAACGCGCGGCCGGGGTTCCCAACGAGATCGACCTCACGGCCTACAAGTCGGTGATCGAAGTCTTCGAGCGGTCCTGCAAGACCTTTGCCGATCGTCCGGCGTTCAGCAACATGGGGATCACCCTGACCTACGCCGAACTGGATCGCCGCAGTGCAGCGTTCGCCGGTTACCTGCAATGGCACACCGACCTCAAGCCGGGTGACCGCATTGCCGTGCAGATGCCCAACGTCCTGCATTATCCGATTGCCGTGTTCGGCGCCCTGCGCGCGGGGCTGATCGTGGTCAACACCAACCCGCTGTACACCCCGCGGGAAATGCGTCACCAGTTCAAGGACGCCGGCATTCGAGCGCTGGTGTACCTGAACCTGTTTGGTTCGCGGGTAGAAGAAGTCAGTAAAGACACCGAGATCGAATACCTGATCGAAGCGAAGATGGGCGACTTCATGCCCGCCGCCAAGGGCTGGCTGATCAACACCGTAGTCGACAAGGTCAAGAAGATGGTCCCGGCGTACAACCTGCCGCAGGCCATTTCCTTCAAGCGCGCCCTGAGCATGGGCGCGGGCCAGGCGCTCAACCGCCACCCGGTGACCCTCGACGACATCGCGGTGCTGCAATACACCGGCGGCACCACCGGCCTGGCCAAGGGCGCCATGCTCACCCATGGCAACCTGGTGGCCAACATGCAGCAGGTGCGCGCGTGCATGTCGCAACTGGGCGACGACGGCCATCCGCTGATCAAGGAAGGGCAGGAGGTGATGGTCGCGCCGCTGCCGCTGTACCACATCTATGCCTTCACCGCGAATTGCATGTGCATGATGGTGTCGGGCAACCACAACGTGCTGATCACCAATCCCCGGGACATTGGCGGCTTTATCAAGGAGCTGAAAAAGTGGCGCTTTACCGGGCTGCTGGGGCTCAACACGCTGTTTGTGGCGTTGATGGACCACCCGGATTTCAAGACCCTGGATTTCTCCCACCTCAAGCTCACCAATTCCGGCGGCACTGCGCTGGTCAAGGCGACGGCCGAGCGCTGGCAGCAACTGACCGGCTGCGCGATTGGCGAAGGCTACGGCCTGACCGAAACCTCACCGGTGGCCAGCACCAACCCGTATGGCGGCAAATCGAAGCTGGGCACCGTGGGCATTCCGGTGCCGGGCACGGCAATGAAGGTCGTCGACGACAGCGGCGTGGAGTTGCCGCTGGGCGAGCGGGGCGAGCTGTGCATCAAGGGCCCGCAAGTGATGAAGGGCTACTGGCAGCAACCGGTGGCGACCGCCGAGACCCTGGACGCCGAAGGCTGGCTCAAGACCGGCGATATCGCCGTGATCGACCCGGACGGCTTTGTGCGCATCGTGGACCGCAAGAAGGATCTGATCATCGTCTCGGGCTTCAACGTGTACCCCAACGAGATCGAAGACGTGGTGATGGCGCACCCGGCAGTGGCCAGTTGCGCGGTGATCGGCGTGCCGGACGAGCGTACCGGCGAGGCGGTGAAGCTGTTTGTGGTGGCCCGTGCGCAGGGCGTGAGCCTTGAAGAGCTGAAGACCTACTGCAAGGCCAACTTCACCGGCTACAAGGTGCCCAAGCACATTGTGTTGCGTGAGTCGTTGCCGATGACGCCGGTGGGCAAGATCCTGCGCAGGGAATTGCGCGACATAGCCTGA
- a CDS encoding alpha/beta hydrolase, which translates to MNHTTFWLTANDRSRVYVNQWLPDGPPKALIMLAHGMAEHSGRYGRLAQALCDAGYGLYAPDQRGHGRTADEGTLGLFAEKDGWNKVVGDLASLNQHIGQQAPGVPIILLGHSMGSYIAQAYLLHHSASLNGAILSGSNFQPVALYGAAKVIAHIERLRQGLRGRSALIDFLSFGSFNKAFKPNRTAFDWLSRDPAEVDKYVSDPLCGFRCTNQLWIDLLSGLQQISKASNLAQIDPGLPILIMGGECDPVSEGKRLKSLANALREAGCQNLELSIYPQARHELFNETNRDAVTADVLTWLDQAAILRRPARCE; encoded by the coding sequence ATGAACCACACCACTTTCTGGCTGACCGCGAATGACCGCAGTCGGGTGTACGTCAACCAATGGCTGCCGGACGGGCCGCCCAAGGCGTTGATCATGCTGGCCCACGGCATGGCCGAGCACAGTGGCCGCTATGGGCGCCTGGCCCAGGCGTTGTGTGACGCCGGTTACGGCCTCTACGCCCCCGACCAGCGCGGCCACGGGCGCACCGCCGACGAAGGCACCCTGGGGCTGTTTGCCGAGAAAGATGGCTGGAACAAAGTGGTGGGCGACCTGGCGAGCCTCAACCAGCACATCGGCCAGCAGGCGCCGGGAGTGCCGATCATCCTGCTGGGCCACAGCATGGGCAGCTACATTGCCCAGGCGTATCTGCTGCACCACAGCGCGAGCCTCAACGGGGCGATTCTCAGCGGCTCGAATTTCCAGCCGGTGGCGCTGTACGGCGCAGCCAAGGTGATCGCCCACATCGAGCGCTTGCGCCAGGGCTTGCGCGGGCGCAGTGCGCTGATTGATTTCCTGTCATTTGGATCGTTCAACAAGGCATTTAAACCCAATCGCACCGCTTTCGACTGGCTCAGCCGAGACCCGGCCGAGGTCGACAAGTACGTCAGCGACCCGCTCTGCGGCTTTCGCTGCACCAACCAGCTGTGGATCGACCTGCTGAGCGGCTTGCAGCAAATCAGCAAAGCGTCCAATCTCGCTCAGATCGACCCGGGCCTGCCGATCCTGATAATGGGCGGAGAATGTGATCCGGTCAGTGAAGGCAAGCGTCTCAAAAGTCTGGCCAACGCTTTGCGTGAAGCCGGCTGCCAGAACCTGGAGCTGAGCATTTACCCGCAGGCGCGCCACGAATTATTCAACGAAACCAACCGTGATGCGGTCACAGCCGATGTGCTGACGTGGCTGGACCAGGCTGCAATACTGCGCCGCCCCGCTCGCTGCGAATGA
- a CDS encoding MaoC family dehydratase, whose protein sequence is MTQVTNTPYEALEVGQTASYSKTVEERDIQLFAAMSGDHNPVHLDAEFAKATMFKERIAHGMFSGALISAAVACELPGPGTIYIGQQMTFQKPVKIGDTLTVRLEILEKLPKFRVRIATRVFNQRDELVVDGEAEILAPRKQQTVTLTELPAISIG, encoded by the coding sequence ATGACCCAGGTTACCAACACGCCTTACGAAGCCCTCGAAGTCGGCCAGACCGCCAGCTACAGCAAGACCGTCGAAGAGCGCGATATCCAGCTGTTCGCGGCGATGTCCGGCGACCACAACCCGGTGCACCTGGACGCCGAATTCGCCAAGGCGACCATGTTCAAGGAACGCATTGCCCACGGCATGTTCAGCGGCGCCCTGATCAGCGCGGCAGTCGCGTGTGAGTTGCCTGGGCCCGGCACCATCTACATCGGCCAGCAAATGACCTTCCAGAAACCGGTTAAAATCGGCGACACCCTGACCGTGCGTCTGGAAATCCTGGAGAAGCTGCCGAAGTTTCGCGTGCGCATCGCCACCCGCGTATTCAACCAGCGCGATGAGCTGGTGGTGGACGGTGAAGCCGAGATCCTCGCGCCGCGCAAGCAGCAGACCGTGACCCTGACCGAACTGCCAGCCATCAGCATCGGTTAA
- a CDS encoding ferritin-like domain-containing protein: MTDINKESISVLNDLIETSKDGQEGFKTCAEDIKHPELKALFAKRSVDCATAAAELQTAVKALGGDPEKSGSVAGALHRGWVDVKSLVTGKDEEAVLNEAERGEDHALKAYKEAIEKINKHNLLGIRDLVERQFHGAQRNHDQVKALRNQARAQS; the protein is encoded by the coding sequence ATGACTGATATCAACAAAGAATCGATCTCCGTACTCAATGACCTGATCGAGACCAGCAAGGACGGCCAGGAAGGCTTCAAGACCTGCGCAGAAGACATCAAGCATCCAGAACTCAAAGCCCTGTTTGCCAAACGTTCCGTTGATTGCGCCACCGCCGCTGCCGAACTGCAGACCGCCGTTAAAGCACTCGGTGGCGATCCGGAAAAATCCGGTAGCGTTGCTGGCGCCCTGCACCGTGGCTGGGTCGACGTGAAGTCGCTGGTCACCGGTAAAGATGAAGAGGCTGTGCTGAACGAAGCCGAGCGCGGTGAAGACCACGCGTTGAAGGCTTACAAAGAAGCGATCGAGAAGATTAACAAGCACAACCTGCTGGGTATCCGCGACCTGGTGGAGCGTCAGTTCCACGGCGCGCAACGCAACCACGACCAGGTGAAAGCCCTGCGTAACCAGGCACGCGCTCAGTCTTGA
- a CDS encoding DUF3820 family protein: protein MNPEKLELLITREMPFGKYKGRIIADLPGPYLNWFAREGFPHGELGGLLALMQEIDHNGLSELLEPLRAKHGKPAPRH, encoded by the coding sequence ATGAACCCTGAAAAACTTGAACTGCTGATCACCCGCGAAATGCCCTTCGGCAAGTACAAGGGCCGGATCATTGCCGACCTGCCTGGGCCCTACCTGAACTGGTTTGCCCGTGAAGGTTTCCCCCACGGCGAGTTGGGTGGGTTACTGGCACTGATGCAGGAAATCGACCACAACGGCTTATCCGAACTGCTGGAACCCCTGCGCGCCAAACACGGCAAGCCAGCCCCTCGTCATTAA
- a CDS encoding aminotransferase class V-fold PLP-dependent enzyme, with amino-acid sequence MDSTRDEQHWHQIAQRYDLEPGPINLENGYFGRMSRAVLQQYQDHVAFINRSNSIHVRQRFEQGENLEIRNQLAHLMDADPEAVALTRCASDALQSLIRNYNRLQPGDQVLISDLEYDTVKGAMRWLAQNRGVEVIEIAHEHPASFDSLVQTYRDAFVLYPRLKLLALTYVTHRTGLVMPVEAIATAAKEHGIDVILDGAHALGQIEFNLAQLGIAFAGFNLHKWIGAPLTLGFIYIDPQRLADIDPDMGEFHYPVTDVRARTPYSTPNFPALMTLPLVFEEHRALGGSKAKGARLNYLRDLWVSEVRQLPGIEVLTPDDPRLYCAITSFKFTDQPDQQVMADRLLKEYDLFTTTRSGASFGSCIRVTPGFLTSAADIHVLIKAITELSAT; translated from the coding sequence ATGGACAGTACCCGCGACGAACAACACTGGCACCAAATCGCCCAGCGCTACGACCTTGAGCCCGGCCCGATCAACCTCGAAAACGGGTACTTCGGGCGCATGAGCCGCGCGGTGCTGCAGCAGTATCAGGACCACGTAGCCTTCATCAATCGCAGCAATTCGATCCATGTTCGCCAGCGTTTCGAGCAGGGCGAAAACCTCGAGATTCGTAACCAGTTGGCGCATTTAATGGACGCCGACCCTGAAGCCGTCGCCCTCACCCGCTGCGCCTCGGATGCGTTGCAGTCGCTGATCCGCAACTACAACCGCCTGCAGCCGGGCGACCAGGTACTGATCAGCGACCTGGAATACGACACGGTCAAGGGCGCCATGCGCTGGCTGGCGCAGAACCGTGGGGTGGAGGTCATCGAGATTGCCCACGAACACCCGGCCAGTTTCGATAGCCTGGTGCAGACGTATCGCGATGCGTTCGTGCTCTACCCGCGTCTGAAATTGCTCGCACTGACCTATGTGACCCACCGCACCGGACTGGTAATGCCGGTGGAGGCGATTGCCACCGCAGCCAAAGAACACGGGATTGATGTGATCCTGGATGGCGCCCATGCGTTGGGGCAGATCGAGTTCAACCTGGCGCAGTTGGGCATCGCGTTTGCCGGCTTTAATCTGCACAAATGGATTGGCGCGCCGCTGACCCTGGGCTTTATCTATATCGACCCGCAGCGGCTGGCGGACATTGATCCCGACATGGGCGAGTTTCACTACCCGGTCACCGATGTACGTGCGCGTACGCCGTACAGCACGCCGAATTTCCCGGCACTGATGACGTTGCCGCTGGTGTTCGAAGAGCATCGGGCATTGGGCGGTTCGAAGGCCAAAGGCGCCCGGCTCAACTACCTGCGGGATTTGTGGGTGAGCGAGGTGCGGCAGTTGCCGGGAATTGAAGTGCTGACGCCGGACGATCCTCGGCTGTATTGCGCAATCACCTCGTTCAAGTTCACTGATCAGCCGGATCAACAGGTGATGGCGGATCGGTTGCTCAAGGAATATGACCTGTTTACCACGACCCGCAGCGGCGCGTCGTTCGGCAGTTGTATTCGGGTGACGCCGGGGTTTCTGACGTCAGCGGCGGACATCCACGTGTTGATCAAGGCCATCACAGAACTGAGCGCGACCTAG
- a CDS encoding bifunctional 4-hydroxy-2-oxoglutarate aldolase/2-dehydro-3-deoxy-phosphogluconate aldolase, with product MNSPQPTVSMADKVALIDSLCAKARILPVITIAREQDILPLADALAAGGLTALEVTLRSQFGLKAIQVLREQRPELCTGAGTVLDRHMLEAAEVAGSQFIVTPGITRDLLEASVHSPIPLLPGISNASGIMEGYGLGYRRFKLFPAEVSGGVAAIKALGGPFGEVKFCPTGGVGPANIKSYMALKNVMCVGGSWMLDPEWVKNGDWARIQETTAEALALLD from the coding sequence ATGAACAGCCCTCAACCTACCGTTTCCATGGCGGACAAAGTTGCCTTGATCGACAGCCTCTGCGCCAAGGCGCGGATCCTGCCGGTGATCACCATTGCCCGTGAACAGGACATTCTGCCGCTGGCCGATGCCCTGGCCGCCGGTGGTTTGACCGCACTGGAAGTGACCCTGCGTTCGCAGTTCGGCCTGAAGGCCATCCAGGTGCTGCGTGAGCAGCGTCCGGAGCTGTGCACCGGCGCCGGTACCGTGCTGGATCGTCATATGCTGGAAGCGGCCGAAGTGGCCGGTTCGCAATTTATCGTCACCCCGGGCATTACCCGTGACCTGCTGGAAGCCTCGGTGCACAGCCCGATTCCGCTGTTGCCTGGCATCAGCAATGCTTCCGGGATCATGGAAGGTTATGGCCTGGGTTATCGCCGCTTCAAGCTGTTCCCGGCTGAAGTCAGCGGTGGCGTGGCGGCCATCAAAGCGTTGGGCGGCCCGTTTGGCGAAGTGAAATTCTGCCCGACTGGCGGTGTGGGCCCGGCCAACATCAAGAGCTACATGGCCTTGAAGAATGTGATGTGCGTGGGCGGTAGCTGGATGCTGGACCCTGAGTGGGTCAAGAACGGCGACTGGGCACGTATCCAGGAAACCACCGCCGAGGCGCTGGCCCTGCTGGACTGA